One part of the [Pantoea] beijingensis genome encodes these proteins:
- a CDS encoding ATP-dependent nuclease, producing MFLENINIVGFRGINRLSLALEDNNLLIGENAWGKSSLLDALTLLLTPGDTLYRFTLHDFHFPPGNQHEREHHVQIVFTFCESELDERLMSPYQALLPFWRRGERALYRLRWCITGEWQPGSPVTTLRDFIDDSNAVIAHECAEHAGVALVRLQPVLRLRDARFTRRGRADADEAYKNIPDMRAFAGQLENLTRELITRPQNLTDHALQEGLKTMQQLLAHYFSLQQPEQSVLNGRMTPQARELNQGWQHLNTLNQLIADADSRSRQLILLRMFTLLARARGETALDPNARPLLLVEDPETRLHPIMLSVAWGLLTLLPIQKVITTNSAELLSQVPVEQVCRLVRESQRVASWRIGPGGMSAEDSRRIAFHIRFSRPSSLFARCWLLVEGETEVWVMNELARQCGYHFEAEGIKVIEFAQSGLRPLLKFAQRMGIEWHVLTDGDDAGKKYAATARSMLNHLSEDESLHLTMLPALDMEHFLYKHGFSNVYHRMAQLPAGVPMNLRRIIAKAIQRSSKPELAIAVALEAAQRGTESIPSVMRNMFKRVLELARGQAD from the coding sequence ATGTTTCTGGAAAATATCAATATTGTTGGGTTCCGGGGGATCAATCGATTATCGCTGGCACTGGAAGATAACAATCTGCTGATTGGTGAAAATGCCTGGGGTAAATCGAGCTTGCTGGATGCGTTGACGTTGTTGCTAACACCGGGGGATACGCTTTATCGCTTTACACTGCATGACTTTCATTTCCCGCCGGGTAACCAGCATGAGCGCGAGCACCATGTGCAGATAGTCTTTACTTTTTGTGAAAGTGAACTCGATGAACGTCTTATGTCGCCTTATCAGGCGTTGTTGCCCTTCTGGCGACGTGGTGAGCGCGCGCTTTATCGGTTGCGCTGGTGCATCACCGGAGAGTGGCAGCCCGGTAGCCCGGTTACCACCCTCCGCGATTTTATCGACGACAGCAACGCCGTTATCGCGCACGAATGCGCGGAGCATGCGGGCGTCGCGCTGGTCCGGTTGCAGCCGGTGTTACGCTTGCGCGATGCTCGTTTCACACGGCGGGGACGCGCTGATGCTGATGAGGCGTACAAGAACATCCCGGATATGAGAGCCTTCGCCGGGCAGTTGGAAAACCTGACGCGAGAGTTGATCACCCGACCACAAAATCTCACCGACCACGCGCTGCAGGAAGGATTAAAAACGATGCAGCAGTTGCTGGCTCACTATTTTTCATTACAGCAACCTGAGCAGTCAGTGCTGAACGGACGAATGACCCCCCAGGCGCGTGAACTCAATCAGGGATGGCAACACCTCAATACGCTTAATCAATTGATTGCCGATGCGGATAGCCGCAGCCGTCAGCTAATCTTGCTTCGTATGTTTACCCTGCTGGCCCGTGCGCGTGGTGAAACCGCGCTTGATCCCAATGCAAGACCTTTATTACTGGTGGAAGATCCAGAGACGCGACTGCACCCGATTATGCTTTCAGTTGCATGGGGTTTACTCACGCTATTGCCGATCCAGAAAGTCATTACCACTAATTCTGCCGAGCTGCTATCGCAGGTGCCGGTTGAGCAAGTATGCCGCCTGGTGCGCGAGTCGCAACGTGTGGCAAGCTGGCGTATTGGCCCGGGCGGCATGAGCGCGGAAGATAGCCGCCGTATCGCTTTTCACATCCGTTTTAGCCGCCCGTCGTCATTGTTCGCTCGCTGCTGGTTATTGGTCGAAGGCGAAACCGAAGTTTGGGTGATGAACGAACTCGCCAGGCAGTGTGGTTATCATTTTGAAGCCGAGGGCATAAAAGTCATTGAATTTGCTCAGTCTGGCCTACGGCCTTTACTTAAGTTCGCACAGCGTATGGGAATTGAATGGCATGTGCTTACCGATGGCGACGACGCCGGGAAAAAGTATGCGGCGACCGCACGCAGCATGTTAAACCATCTTTCAGAGGATGAGTCGCTGCACTTAACGATGTTGCCGGCACTGGATATGGAGCACTTTCTGTATAAGCACGGCTTCAGTAATGTTTATCACCGTATGGCACAATTACCTGCGGGTGTTCCGATGAATCTACGGCGCATCATCGCGAAAGCGATACAGCGCTCATCCAAGCCTGAGCTGGCAATTGCCGTCGCGCTGGAGGCGGCACAGCGCGGAACGGAATCAATACCTTCCGTTATGCGTAATATGTTTAAACGCGTGCTGGAACTTGCACGTGGTCAGGCGGATTAA
- the hcp gene encoding hydroxylamine reductase yields MFCIQCEQTIRTPTGSGCSYAQGMCGKTAETSDLQDLLIAVLQGLSAWALEARRHGIIIHDIDSFAPRAFFATLTNVNFDSQRIINYAHTAVHYRQQLQARCREIAPSASLAHPLADLALNSRDIQTLQQQAADYALNRGEDNNDILGVRLLCLYGLKGAAAYMEHAHVHGRYDNAIYQQYHEIMAWLGTQPDELNELLERAMQIGKMNFAIMAMLDEAQTTTYGNPIPVSVNVRPVAGKAILISGHDLKDLQLLLEQTAGSGINVYTHGEMLPAHGYPELKKYSHLVGNYGSGWQNQQEEFARFPGPIVMTSNCIINPFAGDYQTRIWTRSIVGWPGVNHLPDDNFTPVIEQAHSLPGFPWSEIPHNITVGFGRKVLQDACDTLIDLVAQKKLRHVFLIGGCDGSREQRSYFTDLATAVPNDCLILTLACGKYRFNKLDFGTLEGLPRLLDVGQCNDSYAAIMLAVKLAEKLKCGVNELPLSLILSWFEQKAIVVLLTLLSLGVKNIRTGPTAPAFLSENVMALLQREFGLQPVTGVENDLDTILLH; encoded by the coding sequence ATGTTTTGTATTCAATGTGAGCAAACAATTCGTACTCCCACCGGAAGTGGTTGTTCTTACGCACAAGGAATGTGTGGTAAAACGGCGGAAACGTCCGACTTACAGGATTTATTGATCGCTGTACTGCAAGGGCTTTCCGCCTGGGCTTTAGAAGCACGGCGTCACGGCATAATCATTCATGATATTGACAGCTTTGCACCCAGAGCTTTTTTTGCCACCCTGACGAATGTGAATTTTGATTCACAGCGCATCATCAACTATGCCCACACTGCGGTTCATTACCGCCAACAACTTCAGGCCCGCTGTCGTGAGATCGCCCCTTCCGCTTCTCTTGCCCATCCGTTGGCGGATCTGGCACTTAATAGCCGTGATATACAGACATTACAGCAGCAGGCAGCGGACTATGCGCTGAATCGCGGCGAAGATAATAATGATATTCTCGGCGTACGTCTGCTGTGCTTATATGGCCTAAAAGGCGCAGCGGCCTATATGGAACACGCCCATGTGCATGGCCGTTATGACAATGCCATTTACCAGCAATACCACGAGATTATGGCCTGGTTAGGTACGCAGCCTGATGAGCTGAATGAGCTACTGGAAAGGGCCATGCAAATTGGCAAAATGAATTTCGCCATTATGGCCATGCTGGACGAGGCGCAAACCACAACGTATGGCAACCCGATCCCCGTATCGGTCAACGTTCGCCCCGTTGCTGGTAAAGCCATTTTGATTTCTGGCCACGACTTGAAAGATTTGCAACTGTTGCTGGAACAAACTGCCGGTAGCGGTATTAACGTCTACACACACGGCGAAATGTTGCCGGCTCACGGTTATCCCGAGCTAAAAAAATATTCGCACCTCGTGGGTAATTACGGCAGTGGCTGGCAAAACCAACAGGAAGAGTTCGCTCGTTTTCCTGGCCCAATTGTGATGACATCAAACTGCATTATTAATCCGTTTGCAGGCGATTATCAGACGCGGATCTGGACACGCAGTATCGTCGGTTGGCCGGGTGTCAATCATCTACCAGATGATAACTTTACCCCTGTTATTGAACAAGCACACAGCCTGCCCGGCTTCCCATGGAGCGAGATCCCCCACAACATCACCGTGGGATTTGGCCGCAAAGTGTTACAGGATGCCTGCGACACTCTGATCGATTTGGTCGCGCAGAAAAAATTACGACATGTTTTTCTGATTGGCGGCTGCGATGGCAGCCGCGAGCAGCGTAGTTATTTCACCGACCTCGCCACCGCCGTTCCCAACGATTGCCTGATCCTGACGTTGGCCTGTGGAAAATACCGCTTTAACAAACTCGATTTTGGCACGCTTGAGGGGCTACCACGCCTTCTGGATGTAGGGCAATGCAACGACAGCTATGCCGCCATCATGCTGGCAGTGAAACTGGCCGAAAAACTGAAGTGTGGCGTTAACGAGCTGCCTTTGTCGCTGATACTCTCCTGGTTTGAGCAAAAAGCGATTGTGGTACTGCTGACGTTGCTGTCCCTCGGAGTGAAAAATATTCGAACTGGCCCAACCGCCCCTGCTTTCCTCAGTGAAAATGTCATGGCGCTGCTGCAACGCGAATTTGGTTTACAACCCGTCACCGGCGTTGAAAACGATCTCGACACTATTTTGCTGCACTAA
- the hcr gene encoding NADH oxidoreductase — MPSHSLCPWRMQVHHIQQETPDVWTLSLINHDFYCWQAGQFALVKVAKSDRLRAYTLSSTPGQSEFITLTVRHINGGKGSGWLTQEIKVGDYIWLSDPQGEFTCEKHPSSHYLMLSAGCGITPIMSMCRWLHHHHQESSVKLIYCIRSRRDAIFYQQLIALQPWLDLTFIMEDEPTEALPEGRLTQRYLNIQVPDIAKRTVMICGPQVWMEQVEGFSRSLGANEIWQERFTPVATDAIDEDGESYSLRSSTHPRAVSFPAGATLLAAMEKNHLPVESACRSGVCGCCKTQVVRGEYKTQSTQTLTHEEIAAGYVLACSCIPASDIELA, encoded by the coding sequence ATGCCATCTCATTCTCTTTGCCCGTGGCGTATGCAGGTTCACCACATACAGCAGGAAACCCCTGATGTCTGGACCCTCTCGCTAATTAATCATGATTTTTATTGCTGGCAAGCCGGTCAGTTTGCGCTGGTAAAAGTTGCAAAATCTGATCGGTTACGTGCCTATACCTTGTCATCAACCCCAGGTCAGAGTGAGTTTATCACGCTGACCGTACGCCACATTAACGGCGGGAAGGGCTCCGGCTGGCTCACGCAGGAAATTAAAGTTGGTGATTACATCTGGCTATCCGATCCTCAGGGCGAATTTACCTGTGAAAAACATCCATCAAGTCACTATTTGATGCTATCTGCCGGCTGCGGCATCACCCCCATTATGTCAATGTGCCGCTGGTTACATCATCATCACCAGGAAAGCAGTGTTAAGCTCATTTACTGCATCCGCTCACGGCGTGATGCGATATTTTATCAGCAACTGATTGCGCTACAGCCCTGGCTCGATCTGACATTTATCATGGAGGATGAACCCACAGAGGCCCTGCCAGAAGGAAGGTTGACGCAACGCTACCTCAATATACAGGTGCCTGATATAGCCAAACGTACCGTCATGATTTGTGGCCCACAGGTCTGGATGGAGCAGGTAGAGGGCTTCTCTCGTTCGCTTGGCGCAAACGAAATATGGCAGGAGCGGTTTACACCCGTCGCCACTGATGCGATCGACGAGGATGGCGAATCTTACTCGTTGCGCTCATCAACACATCCGCGCGCTGTTTCTTTTCCTGCCGGCGCAACGCTGCTGGCCGCGATGGAAAAAAATCATCTGCCTGTCGAGAGTGCCTGCCGCTCTGGCGTCTGCGGCTGCTGTAAAACTCAAGTCGTGCGTGGCGAGTATAAAACGCAAAGTACACAAACCCTGACTCATGAAGAGATCGCCGCGGGCTACGTGCTGGCATGCAGTTGCATACCGGCCAGTGATATCGAACTGGCCTAA
- a CDS encoding lysine exporter LysO family protein produces MYSGLLIILLPLVMGYLVPSRGPALLRLVNQLLSSMVYVILFFMGIGLAFLDNLSRNLLAILHYSAVSVICIMTCSLLALALLEKRRPWHHPHKKEKLPSRIHMALDSLKLCGVLVSGFLLGLSDWAPLHFAPRASEYALYFLLFLVGLQLRGSGMSLRQILLNRRGTLVAMVACFGALTGGLLTALLLGLPLKTGLAIASGFGWYSLSGIMMTEAFGPVIGSAAFFSDLIRELLAIMLIPGLIQTHRSMALGISGATSMDFTLPVLQRSGGIEIVPAAIVHGFILSLLAPLLIALFST; encoded by the coding sequence ATGTATTCAGGATTACTCATCATTCTTCTGCCACTGGTCATGGGATATCTTGTTCCCTCCCGGGGCCCCGCGCTGTTGCGATTAGTCAACCAGCTATTAAGCAGCATGGTCTACGTTATTCTGTTTTTTATGGGCATTGGGCTCGCTTTTCTGGATAACCTTAGCCGCAATTTGTTGGCGATACTTCATTACTCGGCGGTCAGCGTTATTTGCATTATGACTTGTAGCCTGCTGGCTCTGGCCTTACTCGAAAAACGCCGTCCCTGGCATCATCCACACAAGAAGGAAAAGTTACCCTCACGAATACATATGGCGCTGGACTCACTGAAACTTTGCGGCGTATTAGTGAGTGGTTTTCTGTTAGGACTGAGCGATTGGGCGCCGCTGCATTTTGCCCCGCGCGCCAGTGAATACGCGCTCTATTTCCTACTGTTTCTGGTGGGACTCCAGCTGCGCGGTAGCGGTATGTCCCTGCGTCAAATTCTGCTTAATCGTCGCGGTACACTGGTGGCGATGGTCGCCTGTTTTGGCGCCTTGACGGGCGGATTGTTAACGGCACTGCTGCTTGGCTTACCGCTAAAGACCGGTTTAGCCATAGCCTCTGGTTTTGGTTGGTATTCACTCTCCGGTATTATGATGACGGAGGCCTTTGGCCCGGTGATTGGCAGCGCGGCTTTTTTTAGCGATCTCATACGTGAACTGCTGGCTATTATGCTAATTCCTGGCTTGATACAGACGCATCGCTCCATGGCACTTGGCATCAGCGGCGCAACCTCAATGGATTTTACGCTGCCAGTATTGCAACGCAGTGGCGGTATTGAAATCGTTCCTGCCGCTATCGTACATGGCTTTATACTTAGTCTGCTGGCTCCCTTGCTCATCGCTTTATTCTCCACTTAA